A stretch of the Esox lucius isolate fEsoLuc1 chromosome 2, fEsoLuc1.pri, whole genome shotgun sequence genome encodes the following:
- the psmd13 gene encoding 26S proteasome non-ATPase regulatory subunit 13, with product MKDVTGYLKTQQSKSSTPEMAAEWHTLEEYYNKKLWHQLTLKLTDFVKDPCFATGDGLIQLYDNFLSDFDHRINPLSLVEIILYVARQMKDPKEAITFLEKTKEKVKSNDESVILCKTSIGALQLEISDLPATKKLIEEVEEMLNNLPGVTSVHGRFYDLSSKYYRIVGNHASYYKDALRYLGCVDIKDLPETEKQERAFTLGLAGLLGEGVYNFGELLMHPVLESLRSTDKQWLIDTLFAFNGGNVEKFQGYKAAWGAQPDLAAHEAQLMQKIQLLCVMEMTFTRPANHRQLTFHEISQSAKIPVNEVELLVMKALSVGLIKGNIDEVDQKVQMTWVQPRVLDLPQIKGMKDRLDLWCGDVKNMAVLVEQQAHDILT from the exons ATGAAAGATGTTACGGGGTATCTGAAAACACAACAGAGCAAGAGCTCTACACCGGAGATGGCGGCAGAATGGCACACACTAGAGGAGTATTACAACAAAAA GTTGTGGCATCAACTGACTCTAAAACTCACAGACTTCGTAAAAGATCCTTGCTTTGCCACAGGAGATGGACTCATACAACTGTACGATAACTTCCTTAGTGACTTTGACCACAG AATCAACCCACTGTCTCTGGTGGAGATCATTCTGTATGTTGCCCGGCAGATGAAAG ATCCTAAGGAGGCTATCACTTTCCTTGAAAAGACTAAGGAAAAGGTGAAGAGCAACGATGAGTCTGTCATCCTGTGTAAGACCTCTATTGGTGCTCTTCAACTGGAGATCAGTGACCTTCCAGCCACAAAG AAATTAAttgaagaggtggaggagatgcTAAATAACTTGCCCGGGGTGACGTCGGTCCATGGGCGATTCTACGACCTGTCCAGTAAATACTACCGCATCGTGGGGAACCATGCTTCTTATTACAAGGATGCTCTGCGCTACCTCGGCTGTGTCGACATCAAGGACTTGCCAG AGACTGAGAAGCAGGAGAGGGCTTTCACACTGGGTCTGGCTGGGCTCTTAGGCGAGGGAGTTTACAACTTTGGAGAGCTA CTGATGCACCCAGTGCTGGAGTCCCTGCGGAGCACCGACAAGCAGTGGCTTATTGACACCCTGTTCGCCTTCAACGGGGGCAACGTGGAGAAGTTCCAGGGTTACAAGGCTGCCTGGGGAGCACAG CCTGACTTGGCAGCGCATGAGGCCCAGCTGATGCAGAAGATCCAGCTGCTGTGCGTGATGGAG ATGACGTTCACTCGTCCCGCCAACCACAGGCAGCTGACCTTCCATGAGATCAGCCAGAGTGCCAAGATCCCTGTAAATGAG GTGGAGCTGCTGGTGATGAAGGCCCTGTCTGTGGGTCTCATCAAAGGGAACATCGACGAGGTGGACCAGAAAGTCCAGATGACGTGGGTTCAGCCTCGGGTGCTGGACCTACCGCAG atCAAGGGCATGAAGGACCGGTTGGACCTGTGGTGTGGAGATGTGAAGAACATGGCCGTGTTGGTGGAACAGCAGGCCCACGACATCCTCACCTAA
- the si:ch211-146m13.3 gene encoding junctophilin-3 isoform X1 has protein sequence MSTGGRFDFDDGGSYCGGWEQGKAHGRGVCTGPQGQGEYAGAWSHGFEVLGVYTWPSGNSYQGTWAQGKRHGVGVESKGRWDYRGEWTQGFKGRYGQLESTTSGARYEGTWSNGLQDGYGTETYSDGGTYQGQWLAGMRHGYGVRQSVPYGMAAVILYPLRTSINSLRSENSHCPPTLLEDSTGTAVSPADVVVGVGLAGSPMGRGGFALTAPSEADRRGKRKGRFRQSILNGLKLRRSESKSSLASQLSKQSSFCSEAGMSTVSSAASDLHSSVSQDGEHGAPVDATVTEVYAGEWRSDQRAGWGVSRRSDGLRYEGEWVANKRHGYGCTTFPDGTKEEGKYKQNLLVSGKRKNLIPLRASKIREKVDRAVEAAEKAADIAKQKSEIALSRMSHARGKAEAAEGVALKASEECRLARLTAKELSPSFHVYGNGELDGLECERPKKHQGAKDNKDHEVVSTGTDSPELCTPDTTPPVMTPDLSPVLSVPPSPPRSPRPAKHSHRPRNACFMRQSAVDDHGGAEIQVLVEGRGMDLQRGGANNWTEDMYPDCGVHSSRSTTPSLLEEQEGQVNGHEQAPSNHKSREKASTTHKSREHSSYRSWEHSSSSNQKPSKHASSNHKSREYTSSNHKTWDHTASTTNHKACENVSSNYKPQVHISSNHKALEHNLSNHKTSEHASTNHKLPQDYSCPVHSPKDHVSSANPHNSPREHVYSNHHPHPEHVYSNHHPHSEHVYSNHHPKQQHVSSNHKLSEHALPDPGLVGPGGGWTAEGTLLWSPAHSRLADREEQDRLGDYTVDMRLQPPDSATQMSPGPGPKGRLRPRGLRPVREGSMDSVQMLDTLNVGAELEEWPIHRDLTLSPPLKSQPISLEQDRERLTLKSNSGSSSVLVVMVVLLNIGVAILFIHFFI, from the exons ATGTCCACTGGAGGCAGGTTTGACTTTGATGACGGGGGGTCGTACTGTGGAGGGTGGGAGCAGGGGAAGGCCCATGGCAGGGGTGTGTGCACGGGGCCCCAGGGCCAGGGGGAGTACGCCGGGGCCTGGAGTCACGGCTTCGAGGTCCTGGGCGTCTACACCTGGCCCAGCGGCAACAGCTACCAGGGCACCTGGGCGCAGGGGAAGCGCCATGGCGTGGGCGTGGAGAGCAAGGGCCGCTGGGACTACCGAGGGGAGTGGACGCAGGGCTTCAAGGGACGCTACGGGCAGCTGGAGAGCACGACAAGCGGGGCCCGCTACGAGGGGACCTGGAGCAACGGCCTCCAGGATGGATACGGAACCGAGACGTACTCCGACGGAG GAACGTACCAGGGTCAGTGGCTGGCGGGGATGCGCCATGGATACGGCGTGCGGCAGAGTGTCCCATACGGCATGGCGGCCGTTATCCTCTACCCGCTCCGCACATCCATAAACTCCCTCCGCTCTGAGAACAGCCACTGCCCCCCGACCCTGCTGGAGGATAGCACCGGGACCGCCGTCTCGCCCGCCGACGTGGTGGTGGGGGTCGGGCTGGCTGGTAGCCCCATGGGGAGGGGGGGCTTTGCTTTAACTGCCCCCAGTGAGGCTGACCGGCGGGGGAAGAGGAAAG GCCGTTTCCGTCAGTCGATCCTGAATGGCCTGAAGCTGCGCCGCTCCGAGTCCAAGAGCTCCCTGGCCAGCCAGCTGAGCAAACAGAGCTCCTTCTGCAGCGAGGCCGGCATGAGCACCGTTTCCTCCGCCGCGTCCGACCTCCACTCCAGCGTCAGCCAGGACGGCGAGCACGGCGCCCCCGTGGACGCCACGGTCACTGAGGTCTACGCTGGCGAGTGGCGCAGTGATCAGCGGGCGGGCTGGGGTGTGAGCCGGCGCTCCGACGGCCTGCGCTACGAGGGGGAGTGGGTGGCCAACAAGCGGCACGGTTATGGCTGCACAACGTTCCCCGACGGCACCAAAGAGGAAGGGAAGTATAAACAGAACCTTTTGGTCAGCGGGAAGAGGAAGAACCTGATACCGCTACGAGCCAGTAAGATCAGGGAGAAGGTGGACCGGGCGGTGGAGGCGGCCGAGAAGGCTGCGGACATTGCCAAGCAGAAATCCGAGATAGCCCTGTCCAG gaTGAGTCATGCGCGAGGAAAGGCGGAGGCAGCTGAGGGCGTGGCTCTGAAGGCCAGCGAGGAATGTCGATTGGCCAGGCTCACTGCCAAGGAACTGTCGCCGTCCTTCCACGTTTACGGAAACGGTGAGTTGGATG gTCTGGAATGTGAACGGCCTAAAAAGCACCAGGGCGCCAAGGACAACAAAGACCACGAGGTTGTTTCCACAGGAACCGATAGCCCCGAGCTGTGCACCCCAGACACCACGCCTCCCGTGATGACCCCTGACCTCAGTCCTGTCTTGAGTGTGCCCCCGTCACCTCCCCGCAGCCCACGGCCTGCCAAACACTCCCACCGTCCAAGGAACGCCTGCTTTATGCGCCAGAGTGCCGTGGATGACCATGGTGGAGCagaaatacaggtgctggtggAGGGGCGGGGAATGGATCTCCAGAGGGGCGGGGCTAACAATTGGACAGAGGACATGTATCCCGACTGTGGGGTTCACAGCAGCCGATCCACCACTCCATCTCTactggaggagcaggagggacAAGTCAATGGTCACGAGCAGGCGCCGTCCAATCACAAGTCGCGGGAGAAAGCCTCGACCACCCACAAATCCCGGGAGCACTCTTCCTATAGATCATGGGAGCACTCCTCATCGTCCAATCAGAAGCCCTCAAAGCACGCCTCGTCCAATCACAAATCAAGGGAGTACACGTCgtccaatcacaaaacatgGGATCATACCGCTTCCACCACAAATCACAAGGCATGTGAGAATGTCTCTTCTAATTACAAGCCGCAGGTGCACATTTCATCCAATCACAAAGCCTTGGAGCATAACCTTTCCAATCACAAGACTTCTGAGCATGCTTCCACCAATCACAAGTTGCCCCAAGATTATTCCTGCCCAGTTCACAGTCCAAAGGACCATGTGTCCTCAGCCAACCCTCACAACAGCCCCCGAGAGCATGTCTACTCCAACCACCACCCTCACCCGGAGCATGTCTACTCCAACCACCATCCTCACTCGGAGCATGTCTACTCCAACCACCACCCTAAGCAGCAGCACGTATCATCCAACCACAAGCTGAGCGAGCATGCCTTGCCCGACCCTGGGCTTGTCGGCCCGGGGGGGGGCTGGACTGCCGAAGGCACCCTGCTTTGGAGCCCCGCCCACTCGCGCCTCGCGGACCGAGAGGAGCAGGACAGGCTCGGGGACTACACGGTGGACATGAGGCTCCAGCCCCCGGATTCCGCCACCCAGATGTCCCCTGGCCCGGGCCCCAAAGGGAGGCTGCGTCCACGGGGCCTGAGGCCAGTCAGGGAGGGCTCCATGGACTCAGTCCAGATGCTGGACACTCTGAATGTGGGGGCGGAGCTGGAGGAGTGGCCCATTCATAGGGACCTCACCCTGTCCCCGCCCCTCAAGTCCCAGCCAATTTCCTTGGAGCAGGACAGGGAGCGCCTCACGCTTAAATCAAACTCA GGCTCCAGCTCTGTCCTGGTGGTCATGGTTGTTTTACTGAACATTGGAGTAGCCATCCTCTTCATCCACTTCTTTATTTAA
- the si:ch211-146m13.3 gene encoding junctophilin-3 isoform X2, producing MSTGGRFDFDDGGSYCGGWEQGKAHGRGVCTGPQGQGEYAGAWSHGFEVLGVYTWPSGNSYQGTWAQGKRHGVGVESKGRWDYRGEWTQGFKGRYGQLESTTSGARYEGTWSNGLQDGYGTETYSDGGTYQGQWLAGMRHGYGVRQSVPYGMAAVILYPLRTSINSLRSENSHCPPTLLEDSTGTAVSPADVVVGVGLAGSPMGRGGFALTAPSEADRRGKRKGRFRQSILNGLKLRRSESKSSLASQLSKQSSFCSEAGMSTVSSAASDLHSSVSQDGEHGAPVDATVTEVYAGEWRSDQRAGWGVSRRSDGLRYEGEWVANKRHGYGCTTFPDGTKEEGKYKQNLLVSGKRKNLIPLRASKIREKVDRAVEAAEKAADIAKQKSEIALSRMSHARGKAEAAEGVALKASEECRLARLTAKELSPSFHVYGNGLECERPKKHQGAKDNKDHEVVSTGTDSPELCTPDTTPPVMTPDLSPVLSVPPSPPRSPRPAKHSHRPRNACFMRQSAVDDHGGAEIQVLVEGRGMDLQRGGANNWTEDMYPDCGVHSSRSTTPSLLEEQEGQVNGHEQAPSNHKSREKASTTHKSREHSSYRSWEHSSSSNQKPSKHASSNHKSREYTSSNHKTWDHTASTTNHKACENVSSNYKPQVHISSNHKALEHNLSNHKTSEHASTNHKLPQDYSCPVHSPKDHVSSANPHNSPREHVYSNHHPHPEHVYSNHHPHSEHVYSNHHPKQQHVSSNHKLSEHALPDPGLVGPGGGWTAEGTLLWSPAHSRLADREEQDRLGDYTVDMRLQPPDSATQMSPGPGPKGRLRPRGLRPVREGSMDSVQMLDTLNVGAELEEWPIHRDLTLSPPLKSQPISLEQDRERLTLKSNSGSSSVLVVMVVLLNIGVAILFIHFFI from the exons ATGTCCACTGGAGGCAGGTTTGACTTTGATGACGGGGGGTCGTACTGTGGAGGGTGGGAGCAGGGGAAGGCCCATGGCAGGGGTGTGTGCACGGGGCCCCAGGGCCAGGGGGAGTACGCCGGGGCCTGGAGTCACGGCTTCGAGGTCCTGGGCGTCTACACCTGGCCCAGCGGCAACAGCTACCAGGGCACCTGGGCGCAGGGGAAGCGCCATGGCGTGGGCGTGGAGAGCAAGGGCCGCTGGGACTACCGAGGGGAGTGGACGCAGGGCTTCAAGGGACGCTACGGGCAGCTGGAGAGCACGACAAGCGGGGCCCGCTACGAGGGGACCTGGAGCAACGGCCTCCAGGATGGATACGGAACCGAGACGTACTCCGACGGAG GAACGTACCAGGGTCAGTGGCTGGCGGGGATGCGCCATGGATACGGCGTGCGGCAGAGTGTCCCATACGGCATGGCGGCCGTTATCCTCTACCCGCTCCGCACATCCATAAACTCCCTCCGCTCTGAGAACAGCCACTGCCCCCCGACCCTGCTGGAGGATAGCACCGGGACCGCCGTCTCGCCCGCCGACGTGGTGGTGGGGGTCGGGCTGGCTGGTAGCCCCATGGGGAGGGGGGGCTTTGCTTTAACTGCCCCCAGTGAGGCTGACCGGCGGGGGAAGAGGAAAG GCCGTTTCCGTCAGTCGATCCTGAATGGCCTGAAGCTGCGCCGCTCCGAGTCCAAGAGCTCCCTGGCCAGCCAGCTGAGCAAACAGAGCTCCTTCTGCAGCGAGGCCGGCATGAGCACCGTTTCCTCCGCCGCGTCCGACCTCCACTCCAGCGTCAGCCAGGACGGCGAGCACGGCGCCCCCGTGGACGCCACGGTCACTGAGGTCTACGCTGGCGAGTGGCGCAGTGATCAGCGGGCGGGCTGGGGTGTGAGCCGGCGCTCCGACGGCCTGCGCTACGAGGGGGAGTGGGTGGCCAACAAGCGGCACGGTTATGGCTGCACAACGTTCCCCGACGGCACCAAAGAGGAAGGGAAGTATAAACAGAACCTTTTGGTCAGCGGGAAGAGGAAGAACCTGATACCGCTACGAGCCAGTAAGATCAGGGAGAAGGTGGACCGGGCGGTGGAGGCGGCCGAGAAGGCTGCGGACATTGCCAAGCAGAAATCCGAGATAGCCCTGTCCAG gaTGAGTCATGCGCGAGGAAAGGCGGAGGCAGCTGAGGGCGTGGCTCTGAAGGCCAGCGAGGAATGTCGATTGGCCAGGCTCACTGCCAAGGAACTGTCGCCGTCCTTCCACGTTTACGGAAACG gTCTGGAATGTGAACGGCCTAAAAAGCACCAGGGCGCCAAGGACAACAAAGACCACGAGGTTGTTTCCACAGGAACCGATAGCCCCGAGCTGTGCACCCCAGACACCACGCCTCCCGTGATGACCCCTGACCTCAGTCCTGTCTTGAGTGTGCCCCCGTCACCTCCCCGCAGCCCACGGCCTGCCAAACACTCCCACCGTCCAAGGAACGCCTGCTTTATGCGCCAGAGTGCCGTGGATGACCATGGTGGAGCagaaatacaggtgctggtggAGGGGCGGGGAATGGATCTCCAGAGGGGCGGGGCTAACAATTGGACAGAGGACATGTATCCCGACTGTGGGGTTCACAGCAGCCGATCCACCACTCCATCTCTactggaggagcaggagggacAAGTCAATGGTCACGAGCAGGCGCCGTCCAATCACAAGTCGCGGGAGAAAGCCTCGACCACCCACAAATCCCGGGAGCACTCTTCCTATAGATCATGGGAGCACTCCTCATCGTCCAATCAGAAGCCCTCAAAGCACGCCTCGTCCAATCACAAATCAAGGGAGTACACGTCgtccaatcacaaaacatgGGATCATACCGCTTCCACCACAAATCACAAGGCATGTGAGAATGTCTCTTCTAATTACAAGCCGCAGGTGCACATTTCATCCAATCACAAAGCCTTGGAGCATAACCTTTCCAATCACAAGACTTCTGAGCATGCTTCCACCAATCACAAGTTGCCCCAAGATTATTCCTGCCCAGTTCACAGTCCAAAGGACCATGTGTCCTCAGCCAACCCTCACAACAGCCCCCGAGAGCATGTCTACTCCAACCACCACCCTCACCCGGAGCATGTCTACTCCAACCACCATCCTCACTCGGAGCATGTCTACTCCAACCACCACCCTAAGCAGCAGCACGTATCATCCAACCACAAGCTGAGCGAGCATGCCTTGCCCGACCCTGGGCTTGTCGGCCCGGGGGGGGGCTGGACTGCCGAAGGCACCCTGCTTTGGAGCCCCGCCCACTCGCGCCTCGCGGACCGAGAGGAGCAGGACAGGCTCGGGGACTACACGGTGGACATGAGGCTCCAGCCCCCGGATTCCGCCACCCAGATGTCCCCTGGCCCGGGCCCCAAAGGGAGGCTGCGTCCACGGGGCCTGAGGCCAGTCAGGGAGGGCTCCATGGACTCAGTCCAGATGCTGGACACTCTGAATGTGGGGGCGGAGCTGGAGGAGTGGCCCATTCATAGGGACCTCACCCTGTCCCCGCCCCTCAAGTCCCAGCCAATTTCCTTGGAGCAGGACAGGGAGCGCCTCACGCTTAAATCAAACTCA GGCTCCAGCTCTGTCCTGGTGGTCATGGTTGTTTTACTGAACATTGGAGTAGCCATCCTCTTCATCCACTTCTTTATTTAA